Sequence from the [Bacteroides] pectinophilus genome:
TGCAACGGATTACGACGGAGACGGCTTCAGATGGATTAATGCCAACGACAAGGACAACAGCACATATTCATTTATGAGATTAAGTCCTGACGGCAGGAAGAATCTTCTGTTTGTGCTCAACTTCACGCCTGTTGCAAGGGATAATTTCAGAGTTGGAGTTCCTGTATCCTGTAAGTATAAGCTTGTCCTGGGAAGCGACGAGAATAATCAGGCAAAAGAGCTTATTGCACAGGAAGGTGACTGTGACGGATATGAGAATTCGATTCTTATTGATATGCCACGATACGGAGTTGCTGTATACGAATTCGATGGTGATGTAAGGAATGTTAATGCCACAAAGCTTGGCGGCTGATAACTGAACATAACAGAATTAATGGAATTAGTATTACCGGGCTGTGTGCCGAACACGGAATATCGCATGATTACGTGGCGGCACGCAGCTTTTTTGTTAAGGGTTAATTTTTGGCGGATAACTGACGAAATATATAAAATCAGGAGGAAGATTCATGAACATTAATTCAGTTAATTATGTTAACCGGTCCGATAATATGAGGACTGCTTCTATTAATATAAAGAGTAATCAGGCAGCCGATACGGCAGATACTGCGAAGGCATTGTTTGCAAATGGTGCAGTGGAAGGAATCGGCAGAACTACAAGCACTGACAGTATGGTACAGAGTGCCAGGGCGCTTATGCAGGAGGCGGATGATGTAATAGAACAGCTTAAGCAGAGTGCGTCAGATGCACAGGGGAGTCTTAAGGCACTTGTCAGGAAGCTTTCGGGAATGGACTGTGTTAAGCTTGATGAGGACGGATACGGACTTAATGATACAGAGCCGGACAAGATAGTTACTGTGGTAGAGCGCATCAAGATTATGCTTGCAACATATTGTGACAGTTACGAGCCTGCAGGTCAGGACATTGATATGGATGATGTTAAGGCGGTTGTTGGTAATACGGCTGCGGCAGGAGCGATTGCGGACAAGTTTTCACAGTATGATGTGCCGCTTACGGACGAGAACCTTGAAGATACTAAGAATGCGATAAATGAATTCACGAACACAGGCAGCCTTACTGAGGATGCAAAGTACTATCTCGTTAAGAATGAGATGAATCCGACAATCGATAACATTTACAATGCCGTTAATAAGGCGGGAAGTTCCGAAGGGGCAGCCGCACAGCTTAAGGATTCAACGTGGCAGCAGTTAGTTCCGCAGGTCGAAGATATTATAATAAGAGCAGGGCTTGATCTTAATGAACGCAATATGAGCGTGGCAAAAGGATTCCTTGCCCAGGACATTCCGGTTACAGATGACAATCTTGTATATATGTCGCAGCTTGACGAGCTGGCTTCTGTGTATGAGGCGCTTGCAGGCGGTGATGAGCAGGAAGCTGCCGATGCGGTTGAAAAGGCGGTTGACGCTATCGCCAGAAGCCTGTCGGAAGGCGGTAAGGCGTGTGACGCATCAATGGCTGATACGCAGACGGCATGGGAACAGACTGCACAGGCAATGGCTGCCGCACGCAATGCCGATGAGATAGATGTCAGAGAACTTTTAAGAAGCGGCAATGATTACACACTTGGGAATCTTGCACTTATAATAGAAAAAAGCAGAATTGATAATCAGGATGGCAATACACAGGGGACAGCGGCAGATTCACAGAATGGTGAGCATGCAGGACAGGGAAGACACAGCGCACAGCAGATTGCACAGTGTATTAATGCCATGAATGCTGATGAGATTAAGGCTTACCGCCAGCTCGAGGAGGTAAGGATACTTATGACGGCTGATGCAGGACTGTCTCTTGCAAAGCAGGGATTTAACCTTAATACCGCGCCTATTGCAGAACTTGTCGAAGAGCTTAAGAAAGCAGAGCTTGCGCTTGCGGGCATAGATGATGAGACCGAGGCTTATAATGTATACAGGACATGTGAGGCTGTATATAATGTGGCACAGGCTCCGGCAGATACTATTGGCATGGCTGTTGCGGAGCTTGCAGCCTGGGGAGGTTCCGGTGCAGTTATTACACTTGGAGAGCTTGCGCAGCAGGGCTCATCGGGAAAGGAACGCTACAGGCGGGCAGGACAGACGTATGAGGCTGTAGGTACGCAGATAAGAAGTGATCTTGGAGATTCGCTCAGTAAGGCGGTGGCTGCAAGCGCAGATGATATGCTTGATAATCTGGGTTATGAACATAGCCGCAATAATCGTGAGGCAGTGAACATACTTGCAGCTAATGGCATGGAGATTACTGCTGAGAATATTGATAAGGTAAAGGAAGCATCTGAATCAGTTAAGAATCTTGTTAATAATGCCAAGCCTGAAGCTGTCCTTAAGATGATAAGGGACGGAATTAACCCTATGGATACTGATATTAATGAACTTTCGCGGTATCTTAACAATATTGTGGGACAGAATGCGGAAGATGAGAAATACAGCACGTTTTTGTATAAGCTCGACAGAACACATGGTATAACAGAGGAAGAGCGGAGACAGTTCATCGGAATATATAAGATGATGAATATATTTACAAAGGATGCCGGCAAGGCTGCGGGAGCACTTGTGCAGCAGGGCTCTGATATGACAATGTCTAATCTTATGGCTATGTACAACAGCCGCAGGGCAGCAGGAATCGACAGCACTATTGATGATAACTCAGGTTTTGCTGAGATTGAAGGAAATGTCAATTATTACAACACATTGTTTACACAGCATGGATACCG
This genomic interval carries:
- a CDS encoding DUF6240 domain-containing protein, encoding MNINSVNYVNRSDNMRTASINIKSNQAADTADTAKALFANGAVEGIGRTTSTDSMVQSARALMQEADDVIEQLKQSASDAQGSLKALVRKLSGMDCVKLDEDGYGLNDTEPDKIVTVVERIKIMLATYCDSYEPAGQDIDMDDVKAVVGNTAAAGAIADKFSQYDVPLTDENLEDTKNAINEFTNTGSLTEDAKYYLVKNEMNPTIDNIYNAVNKAGSSEGAAAQLKDSTWQQLVPQVEDIIIRAGLDLNERNMSVAKGFLAQDIPVTDDNLVYMSQLDELASVYEALAGGDEQEAADAVEKAVDAIARSLSEGGKACDASMADTQTAWEQTAQAMAAARNADEIDVRELLRSGNDYTLGNLALIIEKSRIDNQDGNTQGTAADSQNGEHAGQGRHSAQQIAQCINAMNADEIKAYRQLEEVRILMTADAGLSLAKQGFNLNTAPIAELVEELKKAELALAGIDDETEAYNVYRTCEAVYNVAQAPADTIGMAVAELAAWGGSGAVITLGELAQQGSSGKERYRRAGQTYEAVGTQIRSDLGDSLSKAVAASADDMLDNLGYEHSRNNREAVNILAANGMEITAENIDKVKEASESVKNLVNNAKPEAVLKMIRDGINPMDTDINELSRYLNNIVGQNAEDEKYSTFLYKLDRTHGITEEERRQFIGIYKMMNIFTKDAGKAAGALVQQGSDMTMSNLMAMYNSRRAAGIDSTIDDNSGFAEIEGNVNYYNTLFTQHGYRITPATLKSVNDEKPIDSRMVEEFIDAVDDNYDVNREAEYYQDYLNAAAQAAEADESIIAELGRFDMNASVGMINAMQQIMQYGWNSPALSGSSRMNGEKSSDVLKDAGRLLDAAGDKKAAEEIIDRMQADAREALAEAVDNVTEYQDLEDIRMRCRQIGIIAGMARKHEYVIPFDNDGQTGTIRLQLVQDESDAGRISVETDTAAYGHVSVQARMGKDSISIFAITDGDANKLTDAMERLKDSFNGDNSGEHNMGVTYTCVSSDTHADVKLPVSSDNIPTEELYTFAKKIVVALTA